One stretch of Podospora bellae-mahoneyi strain CBS 112042 chromosome 2, whole genome shotgun sequence DNA includes these proteins:
- a CDS encoding hypothetical protein (COG:B; COG:D; EggNog:ENOG503NZRD), which produces MATPTAASTGTATPLELDPEQAQQSLKISLADLAAKAAALFAQKKYEDAAEQYARAAEMQAEMNGEMSPENAEILYLYGRTLFKVGQSKSDVLGGSAPQAKNQAKPKAPKKTTAANGAKNGEGSSSSAAAKAGEKVEKVVAEAAGKEAEKESGAEIKKPMFHFEGDENFVDSDEEEEGEEGEGEEEEEDDDLATAFEILDLARVLFLKKLEAPQTESEGKGKEAAEEGSDNPNIRHLKERLGDTHDLLAEISLENEKYHTAINDAKAALKYKQDLYPFESEIIAEAHFKVSLALEFASVTKQSDDDTAESKDTSSGEVDQSLRDEAAASLEQAINSTKQKLQNKEVELATLHNPEENDSTREEISNVKEMISDMEQRLKDLRAPPIDINSALGLPSRSEQEKQKADNLVLGSVSDEVKKNANDLTGLVRKKRKAEESVAVEEVKEQEQPEAKRAKSEDVLGAASAAPTAN; this is translated from the exons ATGGCGACTCCCACAGCCGCCTCAACAGGCACTGCGACTCCCCTCGAGCTCGACCCTGAGCAAGCCCAGCAGAGCCTCAAAATCTCCCTCGCCGACCTCGCCgccaaagccgccgccctcttcgCCCAGAAGAAATACGAAGATGCCGCCGAGCAGTACGCCCGCGCAGCCGAGATGCAAGCCGAGATGAACGGCGAGATGAGCCCCGAGAACGCAGAGATCCTCTACCTCTACGGGCGCACCCTCTTCAAAGTCGGCCAGAGCAAGTCGGACGTTTTGGGCGGCAGCGCGCCACAGGCTAAGAACCAGGCCAAGCCCAAAGCTCCCAAGAAGACCACTGCTGCCAATGGCGCTAAGAACGGCGAGGGCAGCTCCTCTTCTGCCGCCGCGAAGGCTGGGGAAAAGGTAGAGAAGGtggttgctgaggctgctgggaaggaggcggagaaggagtcGGGTGCTgagatcaagaagcccaTGTTTCACTTTGAGGGAGACGAGAATTTTGTTGATtctgacgaggaagaggagggagaggaaggagagggtgaggaggaagaggaggatgacgatctTGCGACTGCGTTTGAGATTCTTGACCTGGCGCGTGTGCTTTTCCTCAAGAAACTCGAGGCGCCACAGACCGAGAGCGAAGGAAAGGGCAAGGAAGCTGCCGAGGAAGGCAGCGATAACCCCAATATTCGTCACTTGAAGGAGCGTCTGGGTGATACCCACGATCTCCTCGCCGAGATCTCGCTCGAAAATGAAAA ATACCACACCGCCATAAACGACGCCAAAGCCGCCCTCAAATACAAACAAGATCTCTACCCCTTCGAATCCGAAATCATCGCCGAAGCCCACTTCAAagtctccctcgccctcgagTTCGCCTCGGTGACCAAGCAATCAGACGACGACACAGCCGAAAGTAAAGACACCTCCTCGGGAGAGGTCGACCAATCCCTCCGCGACGAGGCGGCCGCCTCTCTGGAGCAGGCCATCAACTCGACCAAACAGAAGCTCCAAAACAAGGAAGTCGAGCTTGccaccctccacaaccccgaGGAGAATGACTCGACTCGCGAAGAAATCTCCAACGTGAAGGAGATGATCAGCGACATGGAGCAGCGCCTCAAAGACTTGCGAGCTCCGCCCATCGACATCAATTCTGCGCTTGGGCTGCCGTCTCGATCGGAACAGGAAAAGCAAAAGGCGGATAATCTTGTGCTTGGGTCGGTGTCggacgaggtcaagaagaatgCGAATGATTTGACCGGACTGGtgagaaagaagaggaaggcggaggagagtgttgctgtggaggaggtgaaggaaCAGGAACAGCCTGAGGCGAAAAGGGCCAAGTCGGAGGATGTATTGGGGGCGGCTTCTGCGGCGCCGACTGCTAACTAG